In one window of Arachis ipaensis cultivar K30076 chromosome B06, Araip1.1, whole genome shotgun sequence DNA:
- the LOC110264176 gene encoding ABC transporter G family member 11-like has product MLYGSTVVLDLSEVFELFDQLYLLSGGKTVYFGQASEAYEFFAQASFPFPALRNPSDHFLRCINSDFDKVKSTLKGSMKLRFEESDDPLDKITTAEAIGTLIDYYRISQHSYAAIQKVDEISKVKGTLLDTGGSQPSFLMKSYTSTKLSFVNMSRDFGYYWLCPALLVIYQSHRPLNLEIYIIHLYFFKIINNRSLRLGRSLFQQMFLGIKIKTINIDA; this is encoded by the exons tGAAGTGTTTGAACTCTTTGATCAATTGTACTTGCTCTCTGGTGGCAAAACTGTTTACTTTGGCCAAGCTTCTGAGGCATACGAG TTCTTTGCACAAGCTAGTTTTCCATTCCCTGCTTTGAGGAATCCATCAGATCATTTCCTTAGATGCATCAACTCTGACTTTGACAAAGTTAAATCAACTCTTAAGGGGTCCATGAAACTCAGG TTTGAGGAAAGTGATGATCCCTTGGATAAGATCACTACTGCTGAAGCTATTGGGACTCTTATTGATTACTACCGCATTTCTCAGCATTCTTATGCTGCAATACAGAAAGTGGATGAGATATCCAAAGTT aaaGGAACACTGCTTGATACAGGAGGAAGCCAACCGAGCTTCTTAATGAAGTCTTACACGTCAACAAAGCTCTCCTTCGTTAACATGTCTAGGGACTTTGGTTACTATTGGCTTTGTCCTGCACTTCTTGTGATTTATCAGAGTCACAGACCACTAAACTTGGAAATATATATTATacatttatatttctttaaaataataaataacaggTCATTAAGATTAGGTAGGTCATTGTTTCAACAAATGTTTCTAGGTATCAAAATCAAAACTATAAATATTGATGCATGA